The Humulus lupulus chromosome 3, drHumLupu1.1, whole genome shotgun sequence genome window below encodes:
- the LOC133825748 gene encoding uncharacterized protein LOC133825748, which translates to MDFVIGLPRTSKGYDSIWVIIDRLTKSAHFLPVKVTYTGDHYQETIGMAPYEALYGRKCRSSIHWHEVGERKYIEQQTGPDIVTSTMEVVRKIQQRIAVAQSRRKCYADKRRRPLEFQVGEKVFLRITPMKGVMSFGQKGKLNPRFVGPFEILDRIGKVAYKLTLPPELSDVHDVFHVSMLKKYIPDSSHVLQHEVIQVDKDLTYEEKPVQILNRKNKVLRNREIPLVKVLWRSHTIEEATWEREDEMEAKYPDLL; encoded by the exons ATGGACTTTGTTATTGGACTTCCACGAACAAGCAAAGGATATGATTCGATATGGGTCATCATCGATCGATTAACAAAATCTGCTCATTTCCTTCCGGTAAAGGTGACGTACACAGGGGATCA ttatcaagaaACAATAGGGATGGCACCATATGAAGCATTATATGGGCGGAAATGTAGATCTTCTATCCATTGGCATGAGGTGGGTGAAAGAAAGTACATAGAGCAACAAACTGGACCAGATATTGTGACGTCGACAATGGAAGTCGTTCGAAAAATTCAACAGAGGATAGCAGTAGCCCAAAGTCGACGAAAGTGTTATGCAGACAAACGAAGAAGACCAttagagttccaagttggagaaaAAGTATTTCTACGGATAACAccaatgaaaggtgttatgagTTTTGGACAAAAAGGAAAGTTGAAtccaaggttcgttggaccttttgAAATATTAGACCGAATTGGAAAAGTAGCCTATAAATTGACACTGCCACCAGAGTTGTCGGATgtacatgatgtattccatgtgtctATGTTGAAGAAATATATTCCTGATTCCAGTCACGTGTTGCAACATGAAGTTATCCAAGTGGACAAAGACCTTACCTATGAGGAAAAACCTGTCCAAATCTTGAATCGAAAGAATAAGGTCTTAAGAAATAGAGAAATACCTTTGGTCAAGGTATTATGGAGAAGCCATACAATAGAAGAGGCTACGTGGGAGCGTGAAGATGAGATGGAAGCTAAATATCCTGATTTACTCTAG